ATCGGCCTGACGCAAACCGTGAGTGGCCACACCCAGTTTCTGCATGACGGCCGCGCGCGCAACCTGCTGGAAGCCGTGCTCTGGCACGGCGGTGAGGCACAAGCGGCGCAGCAGCATGTGTTGTCCTTCAATGCCGAGCAGCGCGCTGCGTTGCTGGCGTTCCTGAATTCTTTATAAGCTTTGCCCCACTTACAGAAGGGAGCTCGACATGTTCCGTCCCAAGTTGTTGTTCACCAGCCTGGCCGCCCTTGCGCTGGGCGCCTGCTCGCCACAAGACCCGCAAGCCGTGACCTCGGCGGCGATCGCCAAGCAAGTGATCCTGCCGACCTACAGCCGCTGGGTCGAGGCCGACCGTCAACTGGCCGTCAGTGCCCTGGCCTACTGCCAAGGCAAGGAGAGCCTGGACACCGCCCGCGCAGACTTCCTCCACGCGCAAAAAGCCTGGGCCGAGTTGCAACCGCTGCTGATCGGCCCGCTGGCTGAAGGCAACCGTTCGTGGCAGGTGCAGTTCTGGCCGGACAAAAAGAACCTGGTGGGCCGTCAGGTAGAACAACTGGTCGCCAGCCAGCCGCAGATCGACGGCGCCGAACTGGCCAAGTCCAGCGTGGTGGTACAAGGCTTGTCGGCCTACGAATACATCCTCTACGACGCCAAGACCGACCTCGCCGACGCGGCACAGAAAGCGCGTTATTGCCCGCTGCTGGTGGCCATCGGCGACCGTCAGAAAGCCTTGGCTGAAGAGATCCTGGCCAGTTGGAATAGCACCGACGGCATGCTCGCGCAGATGAGCAAGTTTCCCAACCAGCGCTACGCCGATTCCCACGAAGCGATCGCTGATCTGCTGCGTGTGCAAGTGACCGCGCTGGACACCCTGAAGAAAAAACTCGGCACGCCGATGGGCCGCCAGACCAAGGGCATCCCGCAGCCGTTCCAGGCTGACGCATGGCGCAGCCAGTCGTCCCTGCAAAGCCTGGAGGCCAGCCTCGCCGCCGCCCAGACCGTGTGGGTCGGCGTCGACAACAAGGGCCTGCGCGGCCTGCTGCCGGCGGATCAGAAGCCATTGGCCGACAAGATCGACGCTGCCTATGCAGCATCGCTGAAACTGTTCGCCAGCAACCAGCGCACCCTCAACGAACTGTTGAACGATGACGCCGGGCGCCAGCAACTCAATGACCTCTACGACAGCCTCAATGTGGTTCACCGCCTGCACGAAGGCGAACTGGCCAAGGCGCTGGGCATCCAACTGGGCTTTAACGCCAACGACGGTGACTGATGATGCTCAGGCGACAGGCTTTGGCCATTGGCAGCGTACTGCTCAGCGCACTCACCCTGGGTGGCTGGACGCTGTTCAAAAGCAAAGACAAACGCCCGCTGCTGTTGTCGGCGCGGGATGATGCGGACGGCAAGCACTACGCCGTGGGCTACCACCTGGACGGCAAACCCGTATTTGCCACCCAGGTTGGCCAGCGTTGCCACGACATCATCAACCACCCCACGCTACCGATTGCGTTGTTTGTTGCCCGACGCCCAGGCACCGAGAGTTACCTGATCGACCTGCGTGATGGCGCATTGCTGCAAACCATTACCTCGAACGCCAATCGCCACTTCTATGGCCATGCGGTGATTCACCAGAGCGGCGACTCGCTGTACGCCACCGAAAACGACACCTCCGACCCCGGTCGCGGCCTGCTCGGTGTGTATAAGTTCGAAGGCGAGCGGCTGGTGCACAGCGGTGAGCTTTCTACCCACGGTATCGGCCCGCACCAGGTGTCGTGGATGCCCGACGGCGAGACACTGATCGTGGCCAACGGCGGCATTCGCACCGAAGCCGAAAGCCGTGTGGAGATGAACCTCAACGCCATGGAGCCAAGCCTGGTATTGATGCGCCGCGACGGCACACTGATCAGCAAGGAAACCCTGGCGCAACAGATGAACAGCGTGCGCCACATGGGCATCGCCAGCGATGGCACCATCCTTACCGGTCAGCAATTCATGGGGCCGTCCCAAGAGCGTTCCGAGCTGCTGGCGATCAAGCGGCCAGGGCAGCCGTTCGTCCCCTTCCCGGTAGCCGATGAGCAGTTGCAGGCGATGGGGCATTACACCGCCAGCGTCGCGGTGCACAGCGAGTTGCGCCTGGTGGCGCTGACCGCGCCGCGTGGCAACCGCTTCTTTATCTGGGACATGGACAGCGGCGAGCTGCGCCTGGATGGGCCGTTACCGGACTGCGCGGGTGTCGGCGCGGTGGCGGATGGTTTTGTCGTCACCTCCGGTCAAGGGCGTTGCCGCTTCTACGATTGCCGCCAGCAACCGTTGGTGGCAACACCGCTGGAGTTGCCGGCGGGGCTCTGGGATAACCATCTGCACCTGATTTGAGCCGAGTTTGGCCGTTTCCCGGCGGTGAATAACGCAAAAAAAAGGGCCTCGCATCGCAAGGCCCTTTTCGGCTGGCTTGATCGTTTCAACTCTGTGGCCTCATCCCTTGAGACATGCCAAACATGAACAGCAGCAGCTCGTGATCAGGCTTGGCCGCCACACTCGCCTTGGCGACACGCGGCAACAGGCATTGCGCGCCCTCCTGCGTTGCACTGAGTACCTGTGTGCGAGGCTGCTCCCACGCGGCCAGGGCCAAGGCAGCAACGCCCAACGCCCCCACCAGGAACAGACCTCGTGCTATTTCTAGCTTCATTTGGTTAAACCCTTGATAGCGCTGCCAAACGCCGTCTCGTAAAAGTAGCTGAGTTTTTGCCAGTCGCTATCGCTCCACGACGAATGGCGGCGCAGTTGCCGCATGTCATGGGACGCCGCCCGATGAGCGGTCAGGCGCTGGCGACATTTTTCAAAATCCAGCAGTGCCACGTCCACAGTGGCCGAGTCGCCCTCGCCCATCACCCGCACAAAAATATGCTTGATGTACAGGCAACCGTGCTGCCAGCGCCCCT
This region of Pseudomonas asgharzadehiana genomic DNA includes:
- a CDS encoding imelysin family protein; the protein is MFRPKLLFTSLAALALGACSPQDPQAVTSAAIAKQVILPTYSRWVEADRQLAVSALAYCQGKESLDTARADFLHAQKAWAELQPLLIGPLAEGNRSWQVQFWPDKKNLVGRQVEQLVASQPQIDGAELAKSSVVVQGLSAYEYILYDAKTDLADAAQKARYCPLLVAIGDRQKALAEEILASWNSTDGMLAQMSKFPNQRYADSHEAIADLLRVQVTALDTLKKKLGTPMGRQTKGIPQPFQADAWRSQSSLQSLEASLAAAQTVWVGVDNKGLRGLLPADQKPLADKIDAAYAASLKLFASNQRTLNELLNDDAGRQQLNDLYDSLNVVHRLHEGELAKALGIQLGFNANDGD
- a CDS encoding DUF1513 domain-containing protein, with the translated sequence MLRRQALAIGSVLLSALTLGGWTLFKSKDKRPLLLSARDDADGKHYAVGYHLDGKPVFATQVGQRCHDIINHPTLPIALFVARRPGTESYLIDLRDGALLQTITSNANRHFYGHAVIHQSGDSLYATENDTSDPGRGLLGVYKFEGERLVHSGELSTHGIGPHQVSWMPDGETLIVANGGIRTEAESRVEMNLNAMEPSLVLMRRDGTLISKETLAQQMNSVRHMGIASDGTILTGQQFMGPSQERSELLAIKRPGQPFVPFPVADEQLQAMGHYTASVAVHSELRLVALTAPRGNRFFIWDMDSGELRLDGPLPDCAGVGAVADGFVVTSGQGRCRFYDCRQQPLVATPLELPAGLWDNHLHLI